The segment AATTTGTCAAACATTGAAAGTTTTAATTTTTAAAACTTTAAAAAGGAGTTGATTAAAATTTAGGTGAAAATTACCACATAATAGATTTTATCTAAAAATAATAAACTTTCTTCAGAAAGTCTATAGTCAAAAATTTAAATTTAGTTGTATCTTAAAAAAATATCTAAAATTAGATATAATCTCATTATTACAATTTACCATACTAAAGTAACCTATTAATTGGATTATAAGCTTTCCATTAACCCGATAAAGCATATTATTACTAAAATAAACTAAATCTTTCAATCAACTCTTGAAAACGTCCCTATTTAGCGAATTTGTAACTAGAGACTTTCTACTCATAAAATAAATATAAAAACGTAAGTCTTTATATAAAGACTAACCAAACCTTTATAAAGAACGTAAGAGTAAATATATAAACTAACGAAAAAGTAACATTTTCAAAAGGTGGAATGTTTGTCCCCCTGAATATAAATTTATCTTTTCCATAAGAAATAGGTGCTAAAAATGACAAAAAAAGGAAACTCATTAACTGAAGAAGTCTGGGAAAAAGTTGAAATTAATAAACAACAATACGAAGATATACTTTTTTATGGTTGTATTAAGGACTTTGACACATTATTAGTAAAATTTTTTAGAATAGTTGCACCAAGAACTAATGAAGTAGAATTATTAAAATTTGAACATATATATTACGATGTAAATGAATGTGATTTATTTGCTAAATGGATAAGACCAAAATGTCCTTCAAAAGCAACTGAAGAAGAAAAAGAGTTACATCAACTAGAGCTTCAAACTTTAATCAAATTAAAACTCAAAAAAAATGAATTAATTGAAATTAAATACAGAGGATCTAAAACATTCAAAGGAAAACCAAACTATAAACAAAAACAAATTGGAGAATTTAATGATGAAGTTAAAAAACTATTATTAGATCATGAGTACAATTTGAAGGCTAAAAAAACTGATTACGTGTTTAGAACCAATTCTACTAAAAAGTATGCTTTAACTGGCAAATCCATGCTTGAAAGATTCCATAATATCATTAAAAGAACTAACGAAAGACTAATTACAGAAGGAAAGTTAGATAGAGTAATAAAACACCCAGGAGGAACTAGTGAACAGTTTAGATTACATGACCTAGGAAGACATTCATTTGCAAAAAAATTAAAAAATAATTTGAACATGGCAATCCCAATGGCTAAAAAATTAAGACATACACCTGAAACATTAATTAAAAGATATGCAAGACCATCAGTTCGAGATTTTAAAGAAATATATAGAGATTTAGAAAAACAATAAATTATAAATCTAATTTATGTAAATGCCTAATTAATTCTTCCTTTGTAACTTTCAAATTTCCTCTTTCATCTACAAACTCAAAAATATCAAATAATTTAAATTTATGATATAAAGATGCCATGTGCATAAAATAATCTCCTTTTGGAAAATCTTCATGTTTTTCAACAACTCTTAAATCAGAAAGCTTTAATTTTAAATTAGTATAATCTTTCTCTAAGTCTTCATCAATATACCCCCTGATAATTCTAAATGAAACAGGTTTTCTTTCTTGAGAAAATTTTATGGGTGTTAAACCTTCAAATCTTTCCAAACTAGTATATTTAGGCACATAAGGAGTTTCAATTTTTGGAGGAATTGAAGGAATTATAACTTCTTCTTTTCTAACTTCAGGAGTTTTTTTAACTCTATCTATTGCTCTTGAAACACTTTTCGGAACTGTTTTTTTAACAGGAATTCTTTCCTCTATAACATTTCTATTTTCTGCAAAAGGATTTACAGGACTATTGCTACCAAACATTTTAACCTAAAACCTCTATAATTTTTTCTGCTAACTTTTTAAAATCTTTCTTAGCATGACTTCCAAACACTTTACTAAACATCCCCAAGATAAATCTTTTTTCTTTTTCTTCCTCCATATCAATTGCAGTCTTACCATATACATAAGACATCTCAATATTTTGGTTACTTTTAATAGGTTCACTAGTAAAAATTTTAATATTAGGATTGATAGTCTGAGAATTTGAATCTAAATTTTGTTCCATCATACTTTCAATTTGAGAATTAATTTCTCTCCCTTTATGATAATTATTTGGAACTGCTAAAATCTTTGGAGACAAATTAATTAAATTACCAGATTTCTCCAATGCAGATAAATCATTAATTGTAGAAACAAATCCACGAACTGAATTAATTGAATACATATAAGGTGCAATAATTAAATCCGAACATGCCAAACTAATTTTTGTAATTGGATCTGAAACATTAGGAGTCATATCCATAATAATTAAATCATAACTTTCTAATAATTTATTTTTTTCTAAAACTTCATACATTTTTTTAAAATGTTTTTTTGAAGTAAAAGGATATTGAATTTTTGTCAATCTAGGATCTGAAACAATTATATCAAGATTACCAATAACTCGATTGATTAATTTATTCAAATCTAATTTTTTGCTACACAATAAATCGTAGCTCGTCTGAATATGAGATGGATAATTAGGTACAAATACACTCGATAAATTTGATTGAGGATCCAAATCAATTAGAAGTACCCTTTTATTAAAATCAGACGCCAAAATCCTACCTAGATTAACAGAAATACTAGTCCTACCAACTCCACCTTTAGAGGATTTTATAGGAATTATTTTAGCCCTTGTTTGATTCATAGTATAATATAAATTTTACTCATTTATATAGTTTTCGTAAAAGTTTACCTTGTAAACTACGTAAACGTAAACTAAGTAAACAACGTAAACACATTAAAAACAACATATACTTAAAGAGACCCACAATACATAAATATTAAACGTAAACGCACGTAAACGTAGTAAACACATAATACGTTTACGCTGTAAACTAAAGTAAATTAAAAAATAAAGTAAATTAAAAAAAACGAACAATAAATAATTAAAATTACTTATAATAGCATTTAATGAAAGTTTACGAACGTAAACGCAGTAAACAACTATTATGTTTACAACGTAAACGTAATCAATAAAGATAAATATTTAAACCTCATATAATCCTCTAAAGTACAAATTATCACGTAAACGAACGTTTACATCTCTATAAAAATATTATAATAATTAAATTAAAAATATAGTATGAACTAATAATATACAGTGAATTATTTAATTAAAGTATTTAAAATGATAAGTTTACCTACGTTTACGTTGTAAACTTAAAGAATAGTAATAGTAATTAAAACTAATAATTTCTAATCAAAATAAAATAACTAAGCTTTAAAGGTAATTTACGATAACTTTTATAAAACCTGAAGACTATATTATAATAGAATTAAACTATCAAATTAAAAAAATGTTAATTGAAGAAACAAAATCATATATAGAAAAAGGTTTAACTGAATCAGATAAAACCGCATTAATAAATCTAATTAATAATGTATTAAAATCTAAAAAGAAAACTTTTAACTGGAACGAATGTTTGAACTTTATTAAAGAATCAGATAAAGAATCTAAGTTATCTTCATTCGAGGATCTTGCTATATACACTAAAATTGGCTC is part of the Candidatus Woesearchaeota archaeon genome and harbors:
- a CDS encoding ParA family protein, with the protein product MNQTRAKIIPIKSSKGGVGRTSISVNLGRILASDFNKRVLLIDLDPQSNLSSVFVPNYPSHIQTSYDLLCSKKLDLNKLINRVIGNLDIIVSDPRLTKIQYPFTSKKHFKKMYEVLEKNKLLESYDLIIMDMTPNVSDPITKISLACSDLIIAPYMYSINSVRGFVSTINDLSALEKSGNLINLSPKILAVPNNYHKGREINSQIESMMEQNLDSNSQTINPNIKIFTSEPIKSNQNIEMSYVYGKTAIDMEEEKEKRFILGMFSKVFGSHAKKDFKKLAEKIIEVLG